Genomic segment of Dehalogenimonas alkenigignens:
GTGCAAGCAGATGAGCGCCGCGGTGAAAAAGGCTGTTATCGTTGCCGCTGGTGCCGGTACTCGTTTCCTGCCTATTACAAAAGCCATTCCCAAAGAAATGCTGCCGCTGCTGTCCCGGCCGCTCATCCAATACATCGTTGAAGAGATAACCGCTTCATGCATCAGTGAAGTTGTATTCGTTATTGCCAAGGGCAAAGAGGTTATCGCCGATTATTTTTTACCAGCCCCGGAACTGGAGGCACTGCTGGAAGCCAGGGGCGATCTGACACGCCTCGAAGAAATTAAAGTCCTGCCGCAAATGGCCCGTTTCAGCCGGGTATATCAATCAGCCCCGCTCGGGCTTGGCCACGCCATCGCCGCCGCCCGAAGCTCTGTCGGCGACGAGCCTTTCGCCGTGATCCTGCCGGACGATATTATCGATTCCACAACCCCGGCGCTCCAGCAGATGCTTGATGTTTACCGGCGCCACCCGGGCAGCATTCTGCTGGTCGAAAAATGCGGTGCTGACGAGGTACACAGGTACGGAGTGATTGAAGGAGAAACCATAGGGCGGGGGATATACCGGGTAAGCGGGCTGGTGGAAAAACCGAAAGCTGAAGAAGCCCCTTCCAACCTGGCGGTCATCGGGCGATATATCCTGGAGCCGGATGTCTTCGGCGCTATCGCCGCCACACCACCGGGCCATGGCGGCGAGATACAGCTTACCGACGCTTTGAGGCTGCTCTTGAAGACCCGGCCGGTGTATGCCTGCGAGCTTGAGGGTACCCGCTACGACACCGGCGAGCCAGGCGGCTGGCTCCAGGCCAACAACACCTGGGCGTCGAAGCGGGGCAAACGCTAACTGGGTGCTTCGTGTATTTGTTCAGCTTCAATTGACATCCCCTCACCCCTCACATACAATCTTAATCTGAACGTTTTTCGATAGGTGACAGCCTCTATGTCCTTTACCGGTGACCAGCTCCGAACGCTTTACCTCGAGTATTTTGCCGAGAAAGCCCACAAGATACTGCCGTCCTCGTCCCTGATTCCTCACGGCGACCCCACGCTGCTGCTGACCACCGCCGGTATGGTGCAATTTAAGCCCTACTTTCTGGGCAAGGAACAACCTCCGGCGCCGCGGCTGACCACCTGCCAGAAGTGTTTCCGCACCACCGATATCGATTCGGTCGGCGACGCCTCGCACCTGACCTTCTTCGAAATGCTGGGCAATTTCTCCATCGGCGACTATTTCAAGAAAGAAGCCATCGATTTCGCCTGGGAGTTTGTCACCGAGCGATTGAAGATCCCGGCCGGGCGGCTGTGGACCACCGTCTACCTCGACGACGACGAGGCGGTGAAGCTCTGGCAAGCCAAGGGCGTGCCGGACAACCGCATCGTCCGACTCGGTGAAAAAGATAACTTCTGGGGCCCGGCCGGGGACTCCGGTCCCTGCGGCCCGTGCTCCGAGATCCACTACGATTTCGGCGAAAACGCAGGCTGCGGCGAACCCGGCTGCGGCCCGGCCTGCAAATGCGGCCGCTTCTGCGAGATCTGGAACTTGGTCTTCGTCCAGTTCGACCAGGACAAATCCGGCGCCCGGATCCCGCTGAAGAACCCCAGCATCGATACCGGAATGGGATTGGAGCGCCTGACGACCATCATGCAGTCCAAGGCTAGCGTCTATCAGACCGACCGTTTCGACTACCTGCTGCGGAAGGTCGCCGAGGTCTCGGGCAAAGCTTACGGCGACAATCAGGAAACGGACCGCGCGATGCGGATCGTCGCCGAGCACTCTCGGAGCATCACCTTCCTGATTGCCGACGGCGTTATCCCGTCCAATGAAGGCCGCGGCTATGTGCTGCGTCGGCTGCTGCGGCGCACCGCCCTTTTCGGGCGGATGCTCGGCCTGGAAAAGCCGTTCATGGTGCCCCTCATCGAGACGGTCATCGAGCGGATGGCACCGATCTACCCGGAGCTGGCCGCCCGAAAAGGCTTCATTACGGAACTGGTCGCCCGGGAGGAGACGCGCTTCGCCGAGACCCTGATTACCGGCATGCAAATCCTCGATGAAATGATGGCCTCAGAGGAGGCACGACTCAAGCGGAAGATCACCGGCACCCAGGCTTTCAAGCTCTACGACACCTACGGCTTCCCACTGGACCTGACTGCGGAGATCGCCTCCAGCAGCGGCTTCGAGGTCGACGCCGAGGGCTTTAACTTTGAGATGGAGCGCCAACGGGAAAAGGCCCGAGGCGCACATAAGTTTGCCCTGAATGAAAATATTAATATTTCGGAGTCCATCATCGTTATCAAGAGGAAACAAACCTGCTTCACCGGCTATGACACCCTGGTGCAACAGGCGGCTGTGGATGGCATCTTGATCAATAATTCCAGCGCCGATGTCATTCACGAGGGTGAAGAAGGCGGCATCATCCTGGACACGACGCCGTTTTACGCCGAGATGGGCGGTCAGGTCGGCGACACCGGCGAACTGGTTTCCGGCGAAAGCGTTTTCATCGTCACCAATACCTTACCCTTGTCGCCCGGCGTTTTCCTGCACCAGGGCTATGTCAGCCGGGGTCATATCGGCATCGGCGAAGAGGTTTCCGCCCGGATCAACGTCCAGCGCCGCAGCGACATCGCCCGCAACCACACCACCACCCATCTACTCCAGGCCGCCCTGCGGGAGGTTTTAGGTGGACACGTTCAGCAGCGGGGTTCGGTGGTCGGGCCGGACCGGCTGCGGTTCGACTTTTCTCATCTTAAAGCCGTCACTTCCGAAGAGATCGCTCGCGTCGAGGATATCGTAAACGAGCGCATTCGGGAAAACCATCCCGTGGCCGCCGTCGAGACCGGTTACCAGGAGGCGCTGAAGTCCGGCGTCACCGCCCTCTTCGGCGAAAAATACGGCGAGAAAGTGCGCGTCCTATCCATCGGCGCCGACACCCGAGTTTCCGCCGAGTTGTGCGGCGGTACCCACATCAAAGCCACCGGCGAGATCGGCTTCTTTAAGGTCGTTTCCGAATCATCCGTCGGCGCCGGCCTCCGCCGTATCGAGGCGGTCACCGGCCGCGGCGTGGCGGTTTATTTCAGGGATCAGGTCAGGTCGTTCCACGAGCGTCTCGAA
This window contains:
- the alaS gene encoding alanine--tRNA ligase, with the protein product MSFTGDQLRTLYLEYFAEKAHKILPSSSLIPHGDPTLLLTTAGMVQFKPYFLGKEQPPAPRLTTCQKCFRTTDIDSVGDASHLTFFEMLGNFSIGDYFKKEAIDFAWEFVTERLKIPAGRLWTTVYLDDDEAVKLWQAKGVPDNRIVRLGEKDNFWGPAGDSGPCGPCSEIHYDFGENAGCGEPGCGPACKCGRFCEIWNLVFVQFDQDKSGARIPLKNPSIDTGMGLERLTTIMQSKASVYQTDRFDYLLRKVAEVSGKAYGDNQETDRAMRIVAEHSRSITFLIADGVIPSNEGRGYVLRRLLRRTALFGRMLGLEKPFMVPLIETVIERMAPIYPELAARKGFITELVAREETRFAETLITGMQILDEMMASEEARLKRKITGTQAFKLYDTYGFPLDLTAEIASSSGFEVDAEGFNFEMERQREKARGAHKFALNENINISESIIVIKRKQTCFTGYDTLVQQAAVDGILINNSSADVIHEGEEGGIILDTTPFYAEMGGQVGDTGELVSGESVFIVTNTLPLSPGVFLHQGYVSRGHIGIGEEVSARINVQRRSDIARNHTTTHLLQAALREVLGGHVQQRGSVVGPDRLRFDFSHLKAVTSEEIARVEDIVNERIRENHPVAAVETGYQEALKSGVTALFGEKYGEKVRVLSIGADTRVSAELCGGTHIKATGEIGFFKVVSESSVGAGLRRIEAVTGRGVAVYFRDQVRSFHERLEKFQTEIETGKNAIAALQKDLAKKDALALLTSARAIPGGKLLVASVAEAGIETLREMADLLRDRLGSAVVVLGSVAGEKPVFVAAVTQDLVAKGYHAGNIIKRLSEIAGGGGGGRPNLAQGGGRDASKLSAALDAVDEFIR
- a CDS encoding UTP--glucose-1-phosphate uridylyltransferase, with protein sequence MSAAVKKAVIVAAGAGTRFLPITKAIPKEMLPLLSRPLIQYIVEEITASCISEVVFVIAKGKEVIADYFLPAPELEALLEARGDLTRLEEIKVLPQMARFSRVYQSAPLGLGHAIAAARSSVGDEPFAVILPDDIIDSTTPALQQMLDVYRRHPGSILLVEKCGADEVHRYGVIEGETIGRGIYRVSGLVEKPKAEEAPSNLAVIGRYILEPDVFGAIAATPPGHGGEIQLTDALRLLLKTRPVYACELEGTRYDTGEPGGWLQANNTWASKRGKR